Part of the Vigna unguiculata cultivar IT97K-499-35 chromosome 3, ASM411807v1, whole genome shotgun sequence genome, tctcaaatttcaaaatgttaGTCATCACTTTTAAAccatcttattttttttaagtactaCTCAACTTACTCGATCACATGATTTTGACATGTTGATAAGATGTGAACACTTTTGATCAATCCTATTCATAACTATTTCTATAATATCATAATTCTCTTAACTTGAAATCACTagtttaattaataacaaacaACTCTAAGATACATATCAAAATAACATCGTTTGATGTgtcttattttaagaaattttgagaatttCACCTGTTATAGGCAAGTGACTATACTAATGAAATCTCTTCTTAACTTTACTTTccaactcaaattttcatatttctccaccaacttttacttttatagtGTGAAACCAAggacttgaatttttttttccatttaaacatttattctcactttctcactttTAGGTTCACActtcaatttgaaaatataatagagTTATTTTTGTCCACCGTTCCAAATACCTTAATTAAATGGagttaattatgaaaatgttaCTAGTAAATTTTGATCTCTCATTTAGATTTTCTTTACAAATCAACATAAGTAACAcatctaaaaaaagaaaaagaaagaagacaaaagaaacatatttgataatcttaaaatttatttttaaaaattataaaaagaaaacaaataataaagttaaaaataatgaaatcttgtttatatactaattaagattatattatatCATTTGGACAACATCACTCTCAtagaaaattaaacaaatgataattttaatttagattcaatatatgtgataaaaaatatgacaataaattattatattttagtaaataaaatatttgtatacaaTATACTCTAGTaatataatacttataaaaatgagttagagaaaaaaaataactacataaaaaatcattaaaataatattttatgtcagagaaaaatattaaaaaaattatcaaatacaTTTAGTAGAGACGATTTGATGTATTTGAGAAAAATGATCTTGGAGATATAAGAAAACTCAATCATATATGATTGAACCATTCAAATAGTTGAGagacaataaaatttgttttagtagatttttttaaatgaaacaaaaattaaagatttataTTATCTAATTAACCAAGAATTTATGTGATTAAACAGTCAAAATTAATAGTgaaacatttttatataaaaaattaaacaataaataaaaatataaaaaaaatagaaataataaaaatgtgtgaattaaaaattatttgattaataattttagaatatatcATTTAAACATAACCGTATAAAAAATGTGTAGCCAAAATTGtcgaaatataaaataaactaaacaatTGAGAGAGTAGGAAAGTGTGtaagaaagacaaaaaaaaaaaaaaaaacactagaaaaccaaagaaaaaaaaaatattcctaTTCAAAtatccaatttaaaaaattgcatCCGTATTCAATCGATGCATGAATCATTTATCAAAAGAAAGACATCGAACAATATTCAcgaaaataaacttatttatcaTCCCTACATCTAAGTATCATatctaaaatgttttatatacatattattgTACAGTTACTTTGATGTTTTTTAGTTTTCCAAGTCATTCGGTGTATAGTGTATTGATGAACTTTTCCACGAGTTCATTTTACGATAGAAATAGTTAACCTATACATAGACATAATTGTAAAACTCTAACAtgtggatttaattttttttttatcatatgtacataatttattgaaatgtataagaaattaatttcatttttcttgtcttctttttctttcccatAGTATCCGATACTGTATGTAtactatatttttcatattaattagaTGAATTTGACCTTACGAATTCATGAAAAGGACTGGTTCACAGTTATTAAACTGCATTGGTTTAAAAAGGACATTTTaacaataaaacatttttaatacaCATTATCTGTGTGTGTCTCTCTCTCTATCAAACAAAaggatgtaaaaaaataatttccctACGTAAAACTCTTTCGGGAAAGAGATAGTACAAAGGATTTATACATTGCTGGCATTTATGAGAcgttgaaaaagaaataataagaaTTGAAGTTACAAAGATTATTATTACTGTTGCTGTGATATGGTGATCTGAATCTTACTTCTTCACACCATGTTCTGATTTACTTCTTGCCCTTCTTATCATTTTCTTAGGATCCACCATCTTCACCTTGCCGCTTGAACTACTTTCATCTCTCACAACCCTCGCTTTCTCAGATTGTGTCTCTTCAATGTCTCCTCTTATAACCATTTTCTTTTCCAACTCCAATGCCAACTTCCCATCTGATCTTTTTGTTTTCTGCTGATGATCCCTTTCCCTAATTTCTTCTCCGTTCAATGCTTCTTTCGTTGGACCCAAAGAATGTTTGCTTTGGGTGTCTCTTGTGGTAGCTGCTCTATCTTTTGCTCCCAGAAGAATCTCATGTGGCTTTGGTAGTTTGTGACTCGAGGTTGCCTTGGACCCTTTGTCTTGTTCAAAGTACAGAAGCTGCACCACTGTTCTTAATGGCAGAAGCTCGTTTTTCACTGCATGTCCACGCACTTCTGGGGACAACCTTTGACAGTCTAGAATCCCACACAACCGTTTCTTGTCTGCTTTGCTCAGTTCAGGATGCATCTGTGCATTCATATAACTTCAATCGCATCATAAATGCACCTTAAATGtgattcttttatcattttaaaccTCTACAAACAACAACTTTTCATTCTAACCCTAGACTTGTTTTTTGTTAGAGAAAAATCATGTTAAGGAAGTAGTCCCAGCACTTAATACATTTTTCGTTAATCAATTTCATTGCTTTAGCTGTAAATGTCTTTCATTTTTCACGTGCAATTAAACTAGGGACTGAGAAAGTAAAGAGTGAGTGTAGGAGTGTTATGGGTACTTCACCTTAAGATAGATGTTAATTGCCTGGTACAGATCATCATGGTCTTCACGAGCAATACTGGGCACAGTTTCAGCAAGAGACACAAATTTTGAAACTTGCATGTTATCATCCCTTGCGACCACTTGAAGATAAGAATCAATGAGCTTGCCAACATTTCTAATTGATCTCAAAAAGTAGCTGCTATCCACAGCACCTGGGGACATTCTTTTCCAAAGCTTCAAGAAAGTCTCCAACACTGCCAGAACTAACTCTGTATCATAATAGTTCTGGTCAGAAGAGGATGTTGAAGGGTAAAGCAAGTCACTCACTGTTGCCTCCTCAAACTGCAGACTGGCTCTCCTTATGAGTTCTGTTTTGGTCACCGAGGAGACACCGAGGTGAATTGAAATGCTGAGAAGCCTAAACAAGAAGCCAACCGACACAGACCCTCTATCTGCAGGAATCATGCTGACAATTGTTTCGAgaatttttctgtttttctctTTAGATTCTTCTGTTTGAGACACTGAACTGCCAGAACTTTTAAGCTTTGTGATTCCCGGTAGCCACCGGCAGGCATAGACATGCAAAGCTTCTCCAATAAGCTGTGGAGGGAGCACATATGTTGATCTAATAGCCATTATTATGCACCGGAAAAGATCTATGTCAAGATCAGAAACATCCTCCGTCCACCAATCCTTTGGCACAGAGTGGTGCTGTTTTTTTGTGTAACCTGGCCTGGTGTAGGTGTAGGACCATTTGACCTGCACAAAACAATCGTTTATAAGCTACAAAAAAATGCAGCGGTCGCAGAAAACTGAGAAGGTTTGGTGGATCTGAGTTCTTCACCTGTGGTGGTGGTGTGAGAATTTtctcaataattgaatcaatgcACTTTCTGACAATACCAAGATTCTCAGACCACTCTGGCAACGTAGCAGTGGTTTGAAGCGTTGCAATGGAATCTTTCCAACCTTCAAGTATGCATGAATTGAAGAAAGACTCAAGCTTTCCCACAAAGTTTCCCTTCTCAATGGAATCGTTCATTCTAAGGAACTTGGCAGCACAGAGAGCGGATACAAAGTTATGGGCACTTATGTTGATTGCAATTCCGTAACAAAACTTGGCACACAGTTCGAAAGCCTCTTCTCCTCCAGGTATATCATGCAGCTCCAGAGAGACACTCTCCGAATCACTACTGTCATAGCAAAGCCTTTGTAGGAGGCCACATTTGGGAAGAAGCGGAAACTGCAGCTAAAAAGAGCAGAATTATAGATGAAccaatgattaaatttttatttatcttttccacACACACCACATTTTCATTCTAATCCCAATACCTTGTGTAACAGATAAGTGATGTCATTGATTTGTATCACAAGGTCTGCAGCTATCTCTGATATCAGAGTCCTGCATTACGGACAGTAcatgttattttgaaaaaaagttgTATCGTGTCGATTTTTTTTACCAGAGTTGCTGCAAAGTGAAAAATACCTGGTAGCTTGTTCAGTGTAGAATGTATCTGCCTTTGTCCCAAGTTTCAtgaacttcatttttatttgttgaaatcGTGAAGAAAAAACCTCTACTTCAAAACCTGCAAGTTCAGGTACAATAGATCTCATAAAGTCATGGAGAGGGAGAGAAGAGAAGGCATTGATGTAACCCTCTCAGAACTAAATCAAAGGGTTATGTCATGATGCATGACCATGAAACAGCAGAATACGGAAGCACCAACTTAGATTTCTTCATTTCAAGCAAAGGGACGAAGAAGGAAAAGGAAATCAGAAATCACTATAGATGAAGGTAGAAGAATATGACATGATATCCTGTCCTGGTCACTCTGTCCCTTATGAATGAGaaaaaatttcttaataaaagaGAGAGAATTTTGCAAGAAGACCATACCTCAACCTCATTGATTTTTATATACAATCCTGAAAGCCCTTCAATTCATTGAAGATGGTGCCCTCCacatattaaagaaaaaaataaaaaagcaacCAAACTCCAGTTTAGG contains:
- the LOC114178225 gene encoding BTB/POZ domain-containing protein At5g47800-like isoform X1, with the protein product MKFMKLGTKADTFYTEQATRTLISEIAADLVIQINDITYLLHKLQFPLLPKCGLLQRLCYDSSDSESVSLELHDIPGGEEAFELCAKFCYGIAINISAHNFVSALCAAKFLRMNDSIEKGNFVGKLESFFNSCILEGWKDSIATLQTTATLPEWSENLGIVRKCIDSIIEKILTPPPQVKWSYTYTRPGYTKKQHHSVPKDWWTEDVSDLDIDLFRCIIMAIRSTYVLPPQLIGEALHVYACRWLPGITKLKSSGSSVSQTEESKEKNRKILETIVSMIPADRGSVSVGFLFRLLSISIHLGVSSVTKTELIRRASLQFEEATVSDLLYPSTSSSDQNYYDTELVLAVLETFLKLWKRMSPGAVDSSYFLRSIRNVGKLIDSYLQVVARDDNMQVSKFVSLAETVPSIAREDHDDLYQAINIYLKMHPELSKADKKRLCGILDCQRLSPEVRGHAVKNELLPLRTVVQLLYFEQDKGSKATSSHKLPKPHEILLGAKDRAATTRDTQSKHSLGPTKEALNGEEIRERDHQQKTKRSDGKLALELEKKMVIRGDIEETQSEKARVVRDESSSSGKVKMVDPKKMIRRARSKSEHGVKK
- the LOC114178225 gene encoding BTB/POZ domain-containing protein At5g47800-like isoform X2, which codes for MKFMKLGTKADTFYTEQATRTLISEIAADLVIQINDITYLLHKFPLLPKCGLLQRLCYDSSDSESVSLELHDIPGGEEAFELCAKFCYGIAINISAHNFVSALCAAKFLRMNDSIEKGNFVGKLESFFNSCILEGWKDSIATLQTTATLPEWSENLGIVRKCIDSIIEKILTPPPQVKWSYTYTRPGYTKKQHHSVPKDWWTEDVSDLDIDLFRCIIMAIRSTYVLPPQLIGEALHVYACRWLPGITKLKSSGSSVSQTEESKEKNRKILETIVSMIPADRGSVSVGFLFRLLSISIHLGVSSVTKTELIRRASLQFEEATVSDLLYPSTSSSDQNYYDTELVLAVLETFLKLWKRMSPGAVDSSYFLRSIRNVGKLIDSYLQVVARDDNMQVSKFVSLAETVPSIAREDHDDLYQAINIYLKMHPELSKADKKRLCGILDCQRLSPEVRGHAVKNELLPLRTVVQLLYFEQDKGSKATSSHKLPKPHEILLGAKDRAATTRDTQSKHSLGPTKEALNGEEIRERDHQQKTKRSDGKLALELEKKMVIRGDIEETQSEKARVVRDESSSSGKVKMVDPKKMIRRARSKSEHGVKK